Sequence from the Ziziphus jujuba cultivar Dongzao chromosome 9, ASM3175591v1 genome:
GGAACTATTTGAAATTTGCACTATACTAAAAATTGAACTATATAAAGCCTTATAACGTTCATATGTTCCAACCTACTAGATACATAATCTGATTCCTCTATTTTTCAATATCATTCCTGTGAAAATGAAAACGGCATATCAATTCCTCTTATTCCATTATCTCCTGCTCGTCTCATCATCatgcttcttctttctttcacaCTCTTCCAATTCCTCTTGCCTCCCTCACCAATCCTCCATTTTACTGCAACTCAAATGGGAATTTAGCCCCATAGACCCAGAATATTCAAAGATGAGAGATTGGAAGGAAGGCAGTGATTGTTGCTTGTGGGATGGAGTCACTTGCAATATGGAAACAGGTCATGTTGTATGCCTTGAGCTCAGCAACAGCAGGCTTGATGGCTGCCCTTTGCGTTCTAACAGCAGCCTTTTCAGGTTGCTTCATCTTGAAAAGCTAAGCCTTGCTTATAACCACTTCAATTCATGCCTAATTCCTGCTCAGTTTGGCTAACTTTCCACGGTAACCCATctcaacctctctctctctgggtTTTGTGACCCTATGCCATCTCAAATCTTAAACCTAACAAATTTGGTTTCACTTGATCTTTCTTCCTATTCTAACTGGCCTTTTTCTCTGTGTCCACCTTACCAAGATCCCGAGCTGCTGAGAAAGCTTGCCCAAAACTTGTCAAGTTTAAGACAACTTCATCTCGACAGTCTAAATCTTTTTTCAAAAGTACCTGCATCCTTGGCCAATTTATCTTCCCTGACTCATCTCTCTCTTCATAGCTGCAGTTGACATGGTGAATTTCCGAAGAAGATATTCCAATTGCCCAACTTACAAATCGTTGATCTGTCTTGTAATGGTGATCTCATCGATTCTCTTCCCAAATTTCATTCTGGCAGCAATCTCATGTCTTTGCAACtttaacaaacaaaatttgaagGGAAAATACGAAATTCAGTTGGCAACCTCAAGTCCTTGAAGGTTTTGAGTCTCTCTGAACGTGAATTTTCAGGGCCAGTTCCTCATTCTATTTGGAACCTTTCTCAACTATCTTATCTTTCCCTGTCAAGCAATTATTTCAATGGCCAATTTCCATCTTCACTTAACCTTGCAAAGATCACACAACTTCACCTGGAAAACAATGAATTTAGCGGTGAATTTCCTTCTTCACTCAACCTTCCTCACCTGAAATCTTTAGATGTTAGTGACAATAATTTCAGAAGTCAGATACCATCTTCACTTCGAAATCTAACACAACTAACCTCTTTGGATCTTTCAGATAATTATTTCCATGGAAGCTTCCCATTATCACTCCTATATCTTCTGGAAGAAATCGGATTCCATAACACTAGTTTGACAGGTCCAATCCCATCCCGTGCTTTTAATAACTTGACCTTTCTTAGTTCCCTTGATTTGTCAACCAACTCTTTGAATGGAGTCATCCCTTCGTCTCTACTTACATTGCCTCTTTTGGAAGTCCTAATTCTAGATGACAATCAGTTTATAGGCCTTGAGAGTATCTTGATCTCTAATTCATCCGAATTGTTTACTCTGACTTTAGgaggaaataaattaaatggacATTTTCCAACTTCCATCTTCAAATTGAATCGGCTGACTAATCTGTAccttaattcaaataatttaagtgGCAGAGTCGATTTGGGCATTGTCTTCTCAGAGCTGAGCATGCTTAATAATCTTGATCTCTCATACAATAGCCTATCTCTTACAACAAATGTAAGTATGAATGTTTATGCTCTTCCTAAGTTTAAATATTTACAATTATCCTCGTGCAACTTAAGTGAATTTCCTGATTTCCTGAAAGCACAAAATGAATTAGTGAGATTAGATCTTTCTCACAATATTATTGGCGGCCCAATACCTAAATGATTCTTGAGTATAGCCACCATGAACTTGAGATGGCTGAGTCTTTCTCACAATTTCATTAGCGGTTGGGAAGAAGTTCCATCAGTTCTCCCGTGGATGAAATTGACTTATCTTGATCTTAATTCAAACATGTTGCAGGGACCACTTGTTGTTCCTCCAATGTTCACCCTTTATTTCTCCATCTCAAATAATAGCTTGACTGGAACAATTGATCCATTGTTCTGTAACTTATGGAATCTAAGACTACTTGATGCGTCAAGTAATCGTCTAGGAGGTTCTATTTTTCAATGTTTGGGTAACTGGGGCCTTGCTGTACTCAATCTTCGAAGAAACAACTTCCATGGGAATATTCCTCATATCTGCACACGTAAGGATAGATTAATGACATTGGACTTGAGTCGCAACCAATTATATGGGAATATTCCACGGTCACTTGTCAACTGCAAAGATTTAGAAGTTTTGGATCTTGGCCACAATCAATTAAGCGATACGTTCCCATTTTGGCTATAGAATCTGCAGAGGCTCCAAGTTCATGTCCGTTGATCTCTCCAACAATAAATTTGATGGAGAAATTCCAACTACATTATGGCATCTTCGGTTTCTAATTATGCTGAATTTGTCAAGCAACAATTTTAATGGACTCATCCCATCAGCTATTGCAAATCTAAAGGAGCTCGAATCATTGGACCTATCTAACAATAAGCTCTTTGGTAAAATCCCTCAGCAATTGACAACCCTCACGTTTCTTGCATATTTAAACTTGTCTCACAATCAACTTATGGGTCAAATACCACAAGGCGGACAAGTTTCAACATTTCAAGATTCTTCTTTTGAGGGTAACTTGGGATTGTACGGCATTCCATTGTCCAGAAAATGTGAAACTCCTACTTTGCCAGCTTCTAATGATGAATACAATAATGAGAAATCAGATTCCATATTTGGTTTTGGATGGAAATCAATAGTGGTGGGATATGGATGTGGATTGCTAATTGGAATGGTGGCTGGACCTgtgtgttgaagtgtggcaattttgccatttgatggtgcatgtcaccggctagcatgcacaccttggtatcaaatcctttccttttatgagtttatattttttgtatgtttttaattgatgcaaggtatattttgataatgttttgtgcctaagttatgtatgcaaaagtataggcaatattatgcacaaaagagtaggaatgttatgcttgaaatgcctatggtgctggattcataatttccagcaacatagttccactatttatcttatatctcaggttgaaaatggagttttgggctaaACTTTtaagggatgtctacagacatatatagaagactatggttaaaatttcaggtcaaaatgacatggaaaAGTCCATTTTATATTCCAAAGAGATTGCTgcatctgatgggcccagtatgcagagtatgggtcagttttggagctgtttggcccatgatccggttttagaactttcctagctcttggaacaatatttattgatgaccaaggatgattcaaaccaagtttcataagcagatacaaaggggaactaagtaggtgaagctagtttggttgtttacccaaactagttaaacaatacgaacttagttcaaaccatgtgccactttttactatatttggaatagacatgttgcagctgatttttacttcttttatgtatgaaaagttaggtgttgaccattttactttttaaatttcaaatactttactcattttgtaagctcacatgcttggcatgtgtgaactagttgtaatttcaagcttatattgtaaaatgaatgaaatggctacacatctaagccttattttcaaaagccaacgtggtccccttcttcttatctcttcttcaacaccttaaacactctaggaaccctaaaaaccagaaaacaccataaccaaaacctaaaaacacaactcacacacaaccattcccaagagcatcaccaaaagtttgcttgttgctaacacttcaagctagcttgctcttggtcataaccttcttaccccaacaaagtggtatcagatcaaggcatatttttgtgagatttgtgaggtttttgggctggttcgttccttgagagtgaagagatacttgaaagcacaaatatattttcatattccttcatactcgaaagcaacattcacatggcttcttcaagttttttaactccttctcctcctatcttcaatggggagaactacaacatttggagtatcaagatgcaagccacttgaaggcttatggtctttgggaggtcaccataaatccccaagaactcgagcctttgagacaaggggcaacggtcaaccaaatcaagcaccatgaagaggaattggctaaaggtttcaaggctctcacagccattcattcttgtattagtgataccattttcacaaggataatggcatgtgagagtgccaaagaagcttgggaaaaacttcaagatgagttccaaaggagtgcaaggacaaggcaaatgcaaatccttaacctaaggagggagtttgagactatcaagatgaaagacaaagaaacagttaaggagttcaccacaaggcttcttaatatggtgaatcaaattagggtgctaggtgaaagattaagtgaccaaaggattgtagaAAAGGTGTTGATCTctttgcccgagaggtttgaagctaagatatcttcattggaggagtcaaggaacctaaatgaaatttccttgacagagttggtgaatgccttgcaagctacggagcaaaggaggaggattagacatgaagaatcaatggaggctgcatttatgtctaaacaacatcaaaagacacaaaattaaaagaagaacaagcttaaggtcataaaagagaaaggtgaaactagcaaacccgagaggaagtcctatgaaccttgtcaccattgcaagaagaaaggtcatcatccaagaaggtgttggtggagtccggatgcattttgccataaatgccaacaaaagggtcatgtggagagagtatgcaaggctaacaagaaagataagcaacaagcaaatgttgctaaagataatgcaagtgatagtgaatccgaagagttgtttgttgctacttgttttagtagcatcaagaatgatgaaggatggatcattgatagtggagcaacacaccatatgtttcacaagcatgagtggttcacaaacttggataggagtagccacaacaaagttaaaattggaaatggagccttgatggaagtgaaaggcaaaggagatgtggtgatacacaccaccaaaggtatcaaaactatccatgatgctttctatgtaccttctttatgtgagaacttacttagtgtaggtcaaatgcttgagaacaaatatgcattacacttctcaaacatgatatgcactatagttgatcctcatggaaatgaattaatgtgtgttggaatgaagaacaagaattttaggttgaatatggatgaaaatggtgcatcggttgcattgaacaccaaagttgagaacacctctcaactttggcataaaagactaggccatgctagctttaagtcattggtaggcacacatgaacttgttagagacatgccattggtggagaagcaagaacatgtgtgtgaagtgtgtcaaaaaggaaagcatactaggctagcatttcaatcttattcttggagatcaaaggagaagctaggacttatacattcggatatttgtggtcctatgagtgttccatccttaaatggcagcaaatatttcataactttcattgatgattactcaagaatgtgttgggtgtatttccttgaaagaaaatcacaagctttggataagtttgtagaatttatgaagttagtgcaaaatcaatccggttgcactataaaggtgttaaggacggacaatggtggggaatacacaagtgaggctttcaaacaactttgtaaggatcatggtatagttcatcaattcactacaccatacacaccacaacaaaatggtgtatgtgaaaggaagaaccgtaccatcatggaggtggctagatgtttgttgtttgaaagtggcttgccaacgaagttttgggctgaaagagttaatacatccatctacatccaaaataggctttactccaagtctttgaggagtaaaaccccatttgagctttggtttggatataagccttcttttgatcatctaagggtatttggaagcatttgttacatcttAGTACCACAAGAAAatagaggaaagcttgatgaaaggtcacaagttggtgtcttggttggctatagtgatgtgaccaagggatatagagtgtataacttggaaaccaagaaacttgtgataagtagagatgtgaaagttgatgaggaagctaaatgggtttgtagtaaggaggagttggctagtatggatgaagacagtcagcttgaagctcatgataatgatgaggaacaaggaaatgatgaaggtgctgcccatgatgatgaatatgatgagaatgagcaagaaatctccataggggctgatttggagattggtgatggtgtgagaggcacaagaccttttaatgagatttatgaaaggtgtaatgtggcattgagtgatccaatcaatgtccatgaggctatggcaagaaaatattggagacaagccatgcaagattaaatcgatgtgataaacaagaatgacacttggagttTGGTAACAAAatcgaagggaaagaatgctattggggtgaagtggatctttaggaccaagtacaatccggatgggtccataaataagcacaaggcaaggcttgttgtcaaaggatatgcacaacaagccggtgtggattatggagagacttttgcaccggttgcaaggatggaaaccataagacttctccttgcaatttcggcacaaaagttttggaaagtatatcaccttaatgtgaagtcagccttcttgaatggaatattgaaggaagaggtctatgttatgcaacccgaaggttttgtgaagaaaggaagtgaagagaaggtatacaatgtaacaccccgtcccgaaccatgtcggaattttcgcacgttgaccaaggttgactatTGATCATTGActcaaggggtcaaaagttgactttttgactcgattggaattctaggttgactgaggtaccgttatgaagtacacgttggcatgagttcgtagactagtagcacgttgaaaacggagttacggtttgaaagttatgggcaaaacaagttgaggtgcaaacagtccaaaaggtgccggagttgactttttcttgtggtgtaatttggtGTTGACTCTTGtacggttgtaaagtactcgtcgatacgagttcatagactagcggcacgtttaAATTGGACgtttggttgaaaagttatggacgtttgaagttcgccggataccgtaatattttattatatctggcttaagtgcacagtgacaccacgtgtcagcttctgattggtccacgtggaatgaatagtgtcacacagtggcttttatttgacaaaaatctcggggaagagagagagagtccgaccggccgccggagtttttcaaatattccgGCGCCGACcagccctcaccacctcctcaagtccgggctacccaccaaatttcacagccaccggacctccgacgcgccgggatcggagcgttttctagcgaggggccgaaaattttcaaaccccgatttctccgctgtccggcctccgtttgcctcaccgccggtcccgttggattcttctcccctcgatctacaaatctgcaaaaaatcccagccaacggccaccgcacgcgccgccgccggtgaccgcggcggttcgccggaagttactgttccggcgagtacccagtcacaCCGCTGATCCCTCccgactgtgttcgacctcctgaacccgaatccggcatccgtttccaccaatttgcgacggtttgggagaattgaggagtcaaatcccgaaagctttccgccgagattccgaccacctcgggtcccatcaccggaaagtaagacgaaatccgtgatcctcgtcgctcaagcttcaattcggtatattattcgaccatgttggttaacgtttgtgtttgaccgcctgggtaccaggtattattacccgattaaaatattaatttatttgactgtgtgtggattttgttctaggagcacgggtgagtcatggaattgatcccatggtggatcttaggtaaattgcgtgctccaggtgagtgacccaccttcaaaaatattttgggcaattaattatgtttaattggtatttgaatcatgctcatgtggtacgatgtaattgttattttattgtggtttaatttattatttatgcatgagcaaagtgtatttcggtaataatcgtacgtggttttaagtattatttttcgggcataattgggttaaatattttatgaaaatatttgtttaaattgtataaattatgcccgcggtattttaattgttgcatcttgtgttacgagaaaattatggtttatttgttatcgatgttttcgtaccggtttgttaaaagaaaatatgtgggatggtattttgtgaaaatttggtatattttccacggtaattttggaaaaacggtacggttggtttaataattattttagacgcattcacacagtattggtgttctggtatatgtatatgtggttcagcgcacaagtattattatttcacccgtgagttgccattggaccgtgggcaggcaagtttgatattggccacagccgcccctcccttggccgggatgatggtttcagcagcggtactgtcgggacgccgaagtgccgtttgcaagtttctctctttaatcccccCGCCAAtcagtgctcaggacgctgggtatcggagggcatcactggtatatggtgtggtgcgtcaagtacaaatttttcggatagagatttcaaaccccaaagagtacaaaattatttattataatttattacagtttatttatatttgggtatttatttatttattgttgtttattaaattatttggtcccttggttttcgggaagtacgaatatcgggttttgtgaaaatgttttaaaaggggaacatttccaatggagtgaatagtgagggttttgagagaaaatattacttcaattgtttatttatttatttatttaattgttcggtattgattaattaaatccttttatttggtatattattaatattaaaggtgttcagtagatagggtcactcactgaaatgattagcatctcacactcttaaattccattcccctaggtccaggttggagacgttgattgtccggggcgagcccgacgtctcagttcgttgccgaagtccaagaagtatttcttccctttttcctctctatcttgtattgctttttatctgtcatagtattaattccacatttgttgtataatgctctgtatactatattggacgtgtagttattatttatgcactgggttgctgctgttattatttgaagtgctgtaaatttgtggaaacaaattgtagtaatgtgggaggaataaggggatgaatttttgaagtgtgttttcagtgcaggtaatttttggtaagtcctacccttaggggaggtgctgccggattttccgttggaagattcggtggtatttccctgggattagggcttgtctagggttccggggaggaattttggacgggtcctgacatacaagctacacaaggccttgtatggccttaaacaagctcctagggcatggtatgccaagatagatggttttttaacaaagcatggatttaggaggagtcctaatgagtctacattgtatattaggaatcatggttgcatggtgttggtgtctctttatgttgatgacctcctagtgaccgatggtaatgagaaagaagtgagcaacttcaaaagtgagctagaattgaactttgagatgtctagccttggagagatgaaataatttcttggaattgaagttgtccaatcatccaagggcatcttcatatctcaagaaagctatgtgaaggagttgctcaagaagtttgacatggaggattgtaatagcgttgccacacctatggatgaaggcacc
This genomic interval carries:
- the LOC132799435 gene encoding receptor-like protein 35, producing MESLAIWKQVMLYALSSATAGLMAALCVLTAAFSGKIRNSVGNLKSLKVLSLSEREFSGPVPHSIWNLSQLSYLSLSSNYFNGQFPSSLNLAKITQLHLENNEFSGEFPSSLNLPHLKSLDVSDNNFRSQIPSSLRNLTQLTSLDLSDNYFHGSFPLSLLYLLEEIGFHNTSLTGPIPSRAFNNLTFLSSLDLSTNSLNGVIPSSLLTLPLLEVLILDDNQFIGLESILISNSSELFTLTLGGNKLNGHFPTSIFKLNRLTNLYLNSNNLSGRVDLGIVFSELSMLNNLDLSYNSLSLTTNGPLVVPPMFTLYFSISNNSLTGTIDPLFCNLWNLRLLDASSNRLGGSIFQCLGNWGLAVLNLRRNNFHGNIPHICTRKDRLMTLDLSRNQLYGNIPRICRGSKFMSVDLSNNKFDGEIPTTLWHLRFLIMLNLSSNNFNGLIPSAIANLKELESLDLSNNKLFGKIPQQLTTLTFLAYLNLSHNQLMGQIPQGGQVSTFQDSSFEGNLGLYGIPLSRKCETPTLPASNDEYNNEKSDSIFGFGWKSIVVGYGCGLLIGMVAGPVC